In Opitutaceae bacterium, the sequence ACGATTGCCTGAACGAGACGACCCTCTTCCTGCGCAAGCCATTCGCGCGGGAACATTTGCTGGAACGAATCAATCTCGTTTTCAGTGCGGGCGTCGATTCCAACTTTCGATTGACGCCAATGCCGGGAGCCACGTAGGTAAGCACCCTTAGTCCAGTTCCATTTCCTTGAAAGTTCTGTTCTTGCATGAAGCCAGCCCCCGATGGATTCGCCTGTTTTTGCAATCGCGAGTTGCCAACGGACATTTATCTCACACTGAATGAGGGCTGCAACTGACGCGAGTCAGTCAATAGGCGCGGTAGCCAAGTGGTAAGGCCGAGCTCTGCAAAAGCTCTATGCGACGGTTCGATTCCGTCCCGCGCCTCCAGACTCTCAACGCGAAAGGTCCGCCTGCACTAGGAGTGTGGTGGCAGCAGTTCGTCGAGTTCGGCGCGAGTCATGGACGGCAAGGCTCCATGACGGACATGCAGGACGTGGACGATGTCGCGCTGAATAGTGAAGATGATCCGGTAACGCCCCCGACGCTTGCCGTAGACCAGTTGGTATAGCTCGTGGCGGAAACGGCCATTTTCACGCGCAGGAGGGCAGCGACTGGGAAAGTGGGCCAAGGATAAGATCGCTGACTCGATTTGATCGAACCAGTTCTCAGCCCCCCTCGTGTGAGTGCGAGGCGATCCACCCGGTCGCTTCGTCGATGTCTCGAATGGCGCGCGTCTCGATGACGACGCGGTAGGTCATTTGGTCTTGAGGGCGTGCTTTTGGCGGAGATGTGAAAGCACCTTCTCGGCGGGCTGGCCTTCGCCCCGGTGCATGGAGGCGATGCCTTCGGCGGTTCCGATGCGGGCTTCCATGGCATCGAATTCCTCGAGCAGGGCCTGGTATGAGGCGGCGTCCTGGACCACGACCTCAGCCTTGCCGTTCAAGGTGAAAACAGCGGGATGGCGGTTTCGCTTCAGGCGTTGAATGTGCCGCTTGTGGTTGCGAAGGAAGTCAGTGAGGGGATGGATGTTTTCGGGGAGAAGAGTCCTGGCAGTCATCGGATTAAAGTATGCTTTATATTGAATCAAACTAGGCCATAGTCAAGGGCCAGCGGGAATTCTTTGAGATTGGCGCCTTTCATGCCGTCAGCTCGCTCACCAGGATCTTGAGTCCCGTTGAAGTGCGATGGGCTTGGATTGTCATCAGCGGAATCCACGATCCAGGCTTTGCCGCGACTCCCTCGGGATCATGGGTGACCGCACACTTGGCCTTTGCAAAGACCAAAAACCGGTCGTGAGCTCACGCGCAGGGAACCCTGCATGTCGTGTTTCATCAATGATTGCTTGATCCGCCAGCAGCGTAATGCATGGCCAGGGTTTTCAATGCCCGACTTGAGGAGGCGGATCTGAAGAAATTTGCCCGCAAGGCGAAACGTAAGGGCCTTTCCTAAACCGCATTCGCGGCCCTGCGGATGCCGACGCCCTGCCTCTTTCCCGATACTGCGCCGGGCTCATGCCCACGCAGCGGATGAATGCCCGGATGAACACGTCCGCCGTATGGTAGCCGACCTGCGGTGCAATCGCGTCCAGCTTGTCGTCCGTTTCATGAAGCAGGGACTGGGCACGCTGGATTCGCATGTACGTCACGTGCTCCATCGGCGTCCGACCCAGCTCGCGTCGGCAGATGCGGCGGAGATGCTCCCCGCTCATGCCGGCCTCTCCCGCCAGCGACGTTAGTTTCCAATCCTCCGCGATTCTGGCGGACACTTTCTCCCAGAGCGCCGAGGTGCGTGACTCCGCCCGCGCAGGCCGCGCCACACGGCGGTTCAATCCGTGAATCAGGCCGATCCAGTGATGGATCATCGCGGGATCCCGCTGGCCCTCCCACTCCGCTTTCAACCCCTCGACCGCCCTTCCGATTTCCCATGCCCCCTGCTCCAGCCGGAGCGGCGACCTCGCATTCACGAGCGGCTGGACGGAAACGGGCTCCTCATACCGCACCCATGCAAATGTCCATCGATGCCGCGTCACCGCATGAAACGCATTGAGCACGCGCGGCGGCGCCAGACAGAGCTGTCCCGGCCCCACCACCTGCCACCGTCCCTCAAGATGGATCCGCCCTTCCCCCACTAGGCAGGCCAGCAGGAAACTGCCGGACGGTGACAACCGCACGCGGCTGTACGGAGCGGCAACGGTGTCGAGCCCAAGCCATTCGATGCGATGCGTCGCGAGCTCCCCACACTGCCGGCGATCCAGGCTCCAGCGGCGGGTTCGCGGGCCGTCCACGGTCGTTTCCTTCCAGTCAGCGGTCATTTTTCAAGGTCAGGTGCAAAATCGTCGGTTGAATGTGTGACGCCCGGTCTTTTCCTTTCTCTCAAGGCGGCGCACCCTCAGGTGCTCATCGCTGCCCCGGCGCGTCAAGTCGACTCGCGACACGGCGGCAATTTCCATCGTCCCATCCCTCCACTCCTCCCACACATGCCCAATCCCTGGACCGGCAAAGGCAATCCCTACACGCGCGAAGAGGTTCGCGCCCGTCTCGACGCCGTGCTCGCGCGCAAGGAGGCGATCATCGCCGCCGGCGCTGGAACCGGCATCAGCGCCAAGTTCATCGAAAAGGGCGGCGCCGACCTGATCATCATCTACAACAGCGGGCGCTTCCGCATGATGGGGCACGGCTCCACCTGCGGCCTGATGGCCTACGGCGACGCCAATGCCATCGCCATGGAAATCGGCGAACACGAGGTCCTTCCCGTGGTCGAGGAAGTCCCGGTCATCTGCGGCGTGCACGCATCGGACCCGCGGCGGCGCATGTGGCACTGGCTGGGGCGGATCAAGGAAATGGGGTTCTCCGGCGTGAACAATTTTCCGACGCACACGATCGTCGATGGACACTTCCGCCAGGTGCTCGAGGAAACCGGCATGAGCGTGCGCAAGGAATACGAAATGGTCTCCCTCGCGCGCCGCATGGACCTCTTTTCCATCGTCTATGTCGCCACCCCGGAGGAGGCCGTTGAAATGGCGCGCGCAGGTGCGGACGCCATCATCGCGCACGTCGGCACGACCGTCGGCGGCAGCATCGGGGTCACAAACGCGGTTGCGAGCTGGGAGCACACGATCTCCATCACGCGGGACATCATCCGGGCCGCGCGCCAGGTGCGAAACGACATCTATTTCCTCTGCCACGGCGGCCCCATCAACACCCCGGCTGACGCCACCCGCGTGCTGGCGGGAACCGACTGCGTGGGTTTCGTGGGCGCCAGCAGTCTCGAACGCATGGGCGTCGAGGCCTCGCTCACCGAGCTGACGCGCACCTTCAAGGCCATCCCCGCCCCGGCGGTCGGGCGGCGCTGAACCACCCGCTCCGTCAAATGTCCCCCGCTGATCGCCATTTTATCCAGAAACTGGATACACCCCGTGAACCAAACGCCTGGACGGTGAACGAATGGCTGTGCCGCCCGGATCTGGTCGCCGCCGAAAAGCTGCTCCTGGTGCGCGCCAACATGGAGGGAATGTACTGCCACCCGTTCCACGTCCATCCCCACCGCGAGGAGATCATCTATGTCGTCAGCGGAAGGGCCGAGCAGTGGGTTGGACGGGAGCACCGCATCCTCGGTCCGGGTGAAATCGCGCACATTCCCCCGGGCACGGTGCATGCGACCTACAATCCCCACGCCGAACCGCTCGTTTTTCTCGCGATCCTGTCACCCGCGCACCTGCCCGACGAGCTGAACACCGCGCCCGACCCTTGCGACGTCTCCTCGGAAGAACCCTGGCTCTCGCTGCGAAAAGGCCTGGGGCTGCCCGCCTGCAAGCTGCGCACCTGACCATCCTCCATCGATCTCCCGCACTCCCACACCCATGGCCCGTTTCGTCTCCCTTCTTCTCGCATCCGTCCTCGCCTGCTCCGCCGTCATCGGATCCGCCGCAGAGTCACCCCTTCGCATCTTCATTCGTTCAGGACCCAAGACCCACGGGCCTGGCGCGCACGACTACCCGCGCTTCCTCAGGGAGTGGGTGCCGCTTCTGAACGATCGTGGCGCGCGCGCAACGGGCGGCGACGCCTTTCCCACCGCCTCGCAGCTTGCGGAAACCGATGTGCTGATCCTTCACGCCCAGGAGGCGGGCACAATAGCCGCCGCCGAGGACCGCGCCAATCTCGATCGATTCCTTGAACGCGGCGGCGGTCTTGTGGTGATCCATGCCGGCGTCGTCTCCAACGACCCCGACTGGTTCAAGTCCATCGTTGGAGGCTCCTGGCGCAACGGCACCACCCGCTGGCTCGAAGGGCCGATGAACCTCTACTT encodes:
- a CDS encoding cupin domain-containing protein, with protein sequence MSPADRHFIQKLDTPREPNAWTVNEWLCRPDLVAAEKLLLVRANMEGMYCHPFHVHPHREEIIYVVSGRAEQWVGREHRILGPGEIAHIPPGTVHATYNPHAEPLVFLAILSPAHLPDELNTAPDPCDVSSEEPWLSLRKGLGLPACKLRT
- a CDS encoding type II toxin-antitoxin system RelE/ParE family toxin, yielding MESAILSLAHFPSRCPPARENGRFRHELYQLVYGKRRGRYRIIFTIQRDIVHVLHVRHGALPSMTRAELDELLPPHS
- a CDS encoding prevent-host-death protein — protein: MTARTLLPENIHPLTDFLRNHKRHIQRLKRNRHPAVFTLNGKAEVVVQDAASYQALLEEFDAMEARIGTAEGIASMHRGEGQPAEKVLSHLRQKHALKTK
- a CDS encoding phosphoenolpyruvate hydrolase family protein — protein: MPNPWTGKGNPYTREEVRARLDAVLARKEAIIAAGAGTGISAKFIEKGGADLIIIYNSGRFRMMGHGSTCGLMAYGDANAIAMEIGEHEVLPVVEEVPVICGVHASDPRRRMWHWLGRIKEMGFSGVNNFPTHTIVDGHFRQVLEETGMSVRKEYEMVSLARRMDLFSIVYVATPEEAVEMARAGADAIIAHVGTTVGGSIGVTNAVASWEHTISITRDIIRAARQVRNDIYFLCHGGPINTPADATRVLAGTDCVGFVGASSLERMGVEASLTELTRTFKAIPAPAVGRR
- a CDS encoding AraC family transcriptional regulator, with the protein product MTADWKETTVDGPRTRRWSLDRRQCGELATHRIEWLGLDTVAAPYSRVRLSPSGSFLLACLVGEGRIHLEGRWQVVGPGQLCLAPPRVLNAFHAVTRHRWTFAWVRYEEPVSVQPLVNARSPLRLEQGAWEIGRAVEGLKAEWEGQRDPAMIHHWIGLIHGLNRRVARPARAESRTSALWEKVSARIAEDWKLTSLAGEAGMSGEHLRRICRRELGRTPMEHVTYMRIQRAQSLLHETDDKLDAIAPQVGYHTADVFIRAFIRCVGMSPAQYRERGRASASAGPRMRFRKGPYVSPCGQISSDPPPQVGH